A stretch of the Marinobacter sp. JH2 genome encodes the following:
- a CDS encoding QsdR family transcriptional regulator: MTESTIKKTPIDAFKRARRMWLKGEKISLAALADDLGIGRATLFRWVGNRDLLIGEILWSLYEPLYKEAREITPGHGVDYVVGVFRHINITILHFSPLRKFLHQDPEYALKMLTSSHSTLHARTVEVNTRLLKDEIRTGHLTPPMNIQSLSYFMVRIAESCLYSDIIGGREPREEELEDACTAVRILLGGKV, encoded by the coding sequence GTGACCGAATCAACCATTAAAAAAACCCCTATCGATGCCTTCAAACGGGCTCGAAGAATGTGGTTAAAAGGGGAAAAGATCAGCCTTGCCGCCCTTGCCGACGACTTAGGTATCGGCCGTGCGACCCTGTTCCGCTGGGTGGGCAATCGTGATCTGCTGATTGGTGAAATTTTATGGTCGCTTTACGAACCTCTGTACAAAGAAGCTCGCGAGATAACCCCCGGGCATGGCGTTGATTACGTGGTTGGTGTGTTTCGTCATATCAACATCACCATTCTGCATTTCTCACCACTGCGAAAGTTCCTGCATCAAGACCCGGAATACGCCTTGAAGATGCTCACCTCGTCGCACTCCACGCTGCACGCCCGAACCGTAGAAGTGAATACCCGCTTACTGAAGGATGAGATACGCACCGGGCACCTGACTCCGCCCATGAACATTCAGAGCTTGTCGTACTTCATGGTTCGCATCGCGGAGTCCTGTCTTTACAGTGACATTATCGGCGGCCGCGAACCCAGAGAAGAGGAGCTGGAAGACGCCTGCACGGCCGTACGGATTTTGCTCGGTGGAAAAGTTTAG